In one window of uncultured Sphaerochaeta sp. DNA:
- a CDS encoding fucose isomerase, which yields MKYPVTLGVVCLARTTYDYKAAEELYAKIQIELQQIEGVTWYCLESLVISQEDGLAAAKELASKQIDGLVCISGTFHLGHLVLQLKRELSVPVLLWGLPELPYNGGKIRLNSVCGVNLNASNLYKSGYDDYTVIVQHAIDEDWVDAIRVIKAMKMAKIGIIGYRADGFFNVGVQDNLLFGQTGALVDHYELKEVHDYPVSDKDVASRMQQIKDTFDVSTLSAYQLDRVAQLAAKLDAFYHEMNLSALAIRCWPEFARDFGVSPCAAMSLLQSEGMILACEGDIDGALSMIAHQALGAETPFLFDFSQVDFEQDFALFWHCGVAPCNLWDGTCNRSLDTYFAGGKGVTADFVLKSGALSVLRIDSARGGYRMFLQKATAVPMEKLLKGTYMKAIFERPVKEVLDLVLDNGLAHHSSVVYGAYIKPLEMVAKLKGWKVIQ from the coding sequence GTGAAATATCCAGTAACCCTAGGCGTGGTATGTCTTGCAAGAACGACCTATGACTATAAAGCCGCTGAAGAGCTTTATGCAAAGATTCAGATTGAGTTGCAACAAATAGAAGGCGTGACTTGGTACTGCCTGGAATCGCTGGTCATTTCCCAGGAGGACGGCCTTGCTGCAGCAAAGGAACTTGCAAGTAAGCAAATTGATGGCTTGGTATGCATTTCAGGAACCTTCCACCTTGGTCATCTGGTACTGCAACTTAAGCGGGAGCTTTCTGTTCCTGTCTTGCTTTGGGGACTCCCTGAACTTCCTTACAATGGGGGTAAGATTCGACTCAACTCTGTGTGTGGTGTGAACCTGAATGCCAGCAATCTCTATAAGAGTGGGTATGACGACTATACGGTAATTGTTCAGCATGCCATTGATGAGGACTGGGTTGATGCAATCCGTGTTATCAAGGCAATGAAGATGGCAAAGATTGGCATCATAGGCTATAGGGCAGATGGATTCTTCAATGTAGGTGTGCAGGATAATCTTCTGTTTGGCCAGACAGGTGCCTTGGTGGACCATTACGAGCTCAAAGAAGTCCATGACTATCCGGTATCCGATAAGGATGTGGCATCGAGGATGCAACAGATCAAGGATACCTTCGATGTATCGACTCTCTCAGCTTACCAGTTGGACAGAGTTGCCCAGCTGGCAGCAAAGCTTGACGCATTTTACCATGAGATGAACCTCTCAGCCCTGGCAATACGATGCTGGCCTGAATTTGCCCGCGATTTCGGCGTCTCTCCCTGTGCGGCGATGAGCCTGCTGCAGTCTGAGGGCATGATTCTTGCCTGTGAAGGGGACATCGACGGAGCGCTCTCCATGATTGCCCACCAGGCGCTGGGAGCGGAAACTCCCTTCCTTTTTGACTTCTCACAGGTTGATTTCGAGCAGGATTTTGCGCTGTTCTGGCACTGTGGGGTGGCTCCCTGCAATCTATGGGATGGCACTTGCAACAGAAGCCTTGATACCTACTTTGCTGGAGGCAAGGGAGTCACTGCAGACTTTGTGCTTAAAAGTGGCGCTCTCTCTGTTCTCCGCATTGATTCTGCCAGGGGCGGCTATCGAATGTTCCTCCAGAAGGCTACAGCAGTTCCCATGGAAAAGTTGCTGAAGGGGACATACATGAAGGCAATCTTTGAGCGACCGGTCAAAGAGGTGCTTGATCTGGTGCTGGACAATGGCCTTGCCCATCACTCATCGGTGGTCTATGGAGCCTATATCAAGCCATTGGAGATGGTGGCAAAGCTGAAAGGGTGGAAGGTCATCCAATAA
- a CDS encoding sugar ABC transporter permease has protein sequence MQAVGTRNRWIWSARILFLLPVSLLFFFFFIYPFFFTVFTSFTSWRGIGSMKFNGVKNYAKLIADPTFQKALGNNIVWALSQGLIQVPLSCLVAMILVRKPFGWRGLRTIYYLPNVISTVALAMVWVAIYNVDGPLNAILASLFGMEKHNWLGNPDTALFSVIFQTVIYIGYFMIVLLASAMNIPRSLYEAAEIDGASTLAQEINITLPMLRGTLITTMTLAMAYGMRHFEATFLMTGGGPAYATTTMGIDLYLKMDALRYSEASTSGVFLIIMGTLVITLLRKLFGSSDPMSEMAQ, from the coding sequence ATGCAAGCAGTTGGTACACGAAACCGATGGATTTGGAGTGCAAGAATACTCTTTTTGCTTCCCGTTTCGCTACTTTTCTTTTTCTTCTTCATTTATCCCTTCTTCTTTACGGTCTTTACCAGCTTCACCAGTTGGCGGGGTATCGGGTCTATGAAGTTCAATGGAGTAAAGAACTATGCCAAGTTGATAGCGGACCCTACCTTTCAGAAAGCACTAGGAAACAATATCGTCTGGGCTCTCTCACAAGGCTTGATCCAGGTTCCTCTCTCATGTTTGGTTGCCATGATTCTGGTACGCAAACCATTTGGTTGGAGAGGGCTGAGAACCATCTACTACCTTCCCAATGTTATCTCTACCGTTGCCTTGGCAATGGTCTGGGTTGCCATCTACAACGTCGATGGACCCTTGAATGCAATTCTTGCCAGCCTTTTTGGAATGGAAAAGCATAACTGGTTGGGAAATCCTGATACTGCCCTGTTCTCCGTAATCTTCCAGACAGTCATCTATATCGGTTACTTCATGATTGTTCTGCTGGCATCTGCGATGAATATCCCTCGTTCGCTCTATGAAGCGGCTGAGATTGATGGAGCAAGTACCTTGGCTCAGGAGATCAATATCACCCTGCCCATGCTTCGCGGTACCCTGATCACCACCATGACCCTTGCCATGGCGTACGGGATGCGCCACTTTGAGGCGACCTTCCTGATGACCGGTGGGGGACCAGCGTATGCTACCACCACCATGGGCATCGACCTGTATCTGAAAATGGATGCCTTGCGCTATAGTGAGGCCTCGACCAGCGGGGTGTTCCTCATCATCATGGGGACATTGGTCATTACCTTACTACGGAAACTCTTTGGTTCCTCGGACCCCATGAGTGAAATGGCACAATAG
- a CDS encoding alpha-glucosidase: protein MFSHTNQDGILSVFFNQMKIIEHTAEHPVLMLQRNNATIDMYRGNYFIDDTVEETLVLDVCTISEAYIEGRGVCILHFSGGLYHLTCELSELDSRLIMRFSPLPQPYNRLVLHLFAEEREHIWGCGEQFSYFDLRGRNYPLWTQEQGVGRNKHTHITQIADERDRAGGDYHTTFYPQTTFVSSRGYFLHANTDGYADFDFSQDHVHRLLFWEVPSSLVISVKPSLLEVVQDISSLLGRQPLLPDWVYDGIILGIQGGTKVLLDKLASMEAFSTPVNGIWIQDWQGEKYTSFGKRLCWNWQWDKELYPGLDGVIDSLKERGIGVLGYINPYVLKDYPLFTEAAGKGYLGRNSQGEPYLVDFGEFDAGVVDFTNPEAVQWYEKVIQDEMISLGLRGWMADFGEYLPHDIMLHNGRSALLEHNPWPGYWAQVNKQAIAKAGKSNEILYFMRSGSALSLSSCPMMWAGDQNVDWSEDDGLPSALCAALSLSMSGMGLHHSDIGGYTTLYGMKRSKELLLRWCEFAAFTPLMRTHEGNRPAENWQFDSDEETIQFFARMTRLHVALKPYLKEVVRENAEQGIPVMRPLFLHYPEETFFNHKDSYLLGRDLLVAPVLKEGEASRKLVLPSGRWVHLFTKERFQGGSCCVDAPLGMPPVFFREESAFASLFHSISTEMELQP from the coding sequence ATGTTCAGTCATACAAATCAGGATGGAATCCTCTCGGTTTTCTTCAACCAGATGAAAATCATTGAACATACGGCAGAGCATCCTGTCTTGATGCTCCAAAGAAACAACGCAACGATTGACATGTACCGAGGCAACTACTTCATCGACGATACTGTTGAGGAAACACTGGTATTGGATGTCTGTACCATCAGTGAAGCCTATATTGAGGGCAGGGGTGTGTGTATCCTCCATTTTTCCGGGGGATTGTATCACCTGACTTGTGAACTCAGTGAACTGGATAGTCGCCTGATCATGCGCTTTTCCCCACTTCCACAGCCATATAACCGGCTGGTCTTGCACCTCTTTGCAGAAGAGAGGGAGCATATCTGGGGTTGTGGTGAACAGTTCTCATATTTTGACCTTCGTGGACGAAACTACCCGCTGTGGACCCAAGAGCAGGGAGTTGGAAGAAACAAGCATACGCACATCACCCAGATTGCTGATGAGAGAGATAGGGCAGGGGGTGATTACCACACCACGTTCTATCCCCAGACCACCTTTGTTTCAAGCAGGGGGTATTTCCTTCACGCAAACACGGACGGCTATGCTGACTTCGATTTCTCCCAAGATCATGTTCATCGGTTGTTGTTCTGGGAGGTTCCCTCTTCCCTGGTAATCTCGGTAAAACCATCGCTATTGGAAGTTGTTCAGGATATCTCATCCCTATTGGGTCGCCAGCCCTTGCTCCCTGACTGGGTCTATGATGGCATCATATTGGGAATCCAGGGAGGGACGAAGGTACTCCTGGATAAGCTGGCGTCGATGGAGGCTTTCTCCACACCGGTAAATGGTATCTGGATCCAGGATTGGCAAGGGGAAAAATACACAAGTTTCGGAAAGCGCCTTTGCTGGAACTGGCAGTGGGACAAGGAACTCTACCCTGGGTTGGATGGTGTGATCGATTCATTGAAAGAACGTGGGATAGGGGTACTTGGTTACATCAACCCATATGTACTCAAGGACTACCCGTTGTTCACTGAAGCTGCAGGGAAAGGGTATCTTGGTAGGAACAGCCAAGGGGAGCCTTATTTGGTGGATTTTGGTGAGTTCGATGCTGGCGTTGTTGACTTCACCAACCCTGAAGCAGTCCAGTGGTATGAGAAGGTCATACAAGACGAGATGATCAGTCTTGGCTTGCGTGGTTGGATGGCTGACTTTGGAGAGTATCTCCCCCATGATATCATGCTTCACAATGGACGGTCGGCACTCCTGGAGCATAATCCTTGGCCAGGGTACTGGGCACAGGTGAATAAGCAAGCAATTGCCAAGGCAGGGAAAAGCAATGAGATTCTCTATTTCATGCGTTCTGGTTCTGCCCTGAGCTTATCATCCTGTCCCATGATGTGGGCGGGTGACCAAAATGTTGACTGGAGTGAGGATGATGGCCTTCCCTCAGCTTTGTGTGCAGCGCTATCCCTATCCATGAGTGGAATGGGATTGCATCATAGTGATATTGGTGGGTATACCACACTCTATGGGATGAAACGGAGCAAGGAGTTGCTGCTTAGGTGGTGTGAATTTGCTGCCTTCACCCCACTGATGAGAACCCATGAAGGCAATCGACCAGCGGAAAACTGGCAGTTTGACTCCGACGAGGAAACCATCCAGTTCTTTGCGCGGATGACCAGGCTTCATGTTGCGTTGAAACCCTACCTCAAGGAGGTCGTGAGGGAGAATGCTGAACAGGGTATTCCTGTTATGCGGCCTCTCTTCCTACACTATCCAGAGGAAACCTTCTTCAACCACAAGGATTCTTATCTTCTTGGCAGGGATCTGTTGGTTGCTCCGGTATTGAAAGAGGGAGAGGCAAGCAGGAAGCTGGTACTCCCCTCTGGGAGGTGGGTCCATCTCTTCACCAAGGAACGTTTCCAAGGGGGGAGCTGCTGTGTAGATGCCCCCCTTGGGATGCCTCCAGTCTTCTTTCGTGAGGAGAGTGCTTTTGCTTCACTCTTCCATTCGATCAGTACAGAAATGGAACTGCAGCCTTGA
- a CDS encoding ROK family protein produces the protein MQGNPLRTADLRVHNQNIVLSMIHAAGRQGTSQSEVVQQTGLKAPTIFRIFSALEEDGLIESIEGGSEDSTIRKGRRPVFYVVSKNARFTIGLEFWAAFLSLGVFNFQGERIHSAMHPLPGNVQAQEVTDLIVTEIERVLHDLHIEKERVIGVGVAAPGQVDLERKRVRYYPRIEGMKDIALVEELESRLDIPVMIHNNCSALALSEYRHGGYDHQGSMFTFLLRTGVNGAFVHDDEIYVNSRNQTIETGHIPINSDGPRCSCGSRGCLQAYLQDLDPNSLDLRLALFEGLDETLQAEDPVARRTIERAAGYLVVAIKVLMRLFAPKSFLFVGCCDVVAEAIREQVARLLDEPDAFSTEPPRIFSTAYDPLLAQKGASDLVLQEFFR, from the coding sequence ATGCAAGGCAATCCACTCAGAACGGCTGATTTACGGGTACATAACCAGAATATAGTACTCTCCATGATCCATGCTGCAGGGAGGCAGGGGACCAGTCAGTCTGAGGTTGTGCAGCAAACTGGATTGAAGGCTCCTACGATTTTCAGGATTTTTTCAGCTTTGGAAGAGGATGGTTTGATCGAGTCTATTGAAGGGGGGAGTGAAGACTCCACCATCCGAAAAGGCCGGCGTCCCGTTTTTTATGTGGTATCGAAGAATGCACGATTCACCATTGGTCTTGAGTTCTGGGCTGCTTTCCTCTCCCTCGGTGTTTTTAACTTTCAGGGAGAGAGAATCCATTCTGCTATGCATCCCCTCCCCGGGAATGTACAAGCACAGGAAGTCACCGACCTCATCGTCACAGAAATTGAACGGGTGCTGCATGATCTCCACATTGAGAAAGAACGGGTGATCGGGGTGGGTGTTGCCGCTCCCGGTCAGGTCGATCTCGAGAGGAAGCGTGTTCGCTACTATCCAAGGATCGAGGGAATGAAGGACATTGCCTTGGTCGAGGAGCTGGAATCCCGCCTGGATATTCCAGTCATGATTCACAACAATTGTAGTGCCCTTGCACTGAGTGAGTACCGACATGGAGGCTATGACCATCAGGGGAGTATGTTCACCTTCCTGCTCAGGACCGGTGTCAATGGGGCATTTGTACATGATGATGAGATCTATGTGAACAGCAGGAACCAAACAATCGAGACAGGCCATATCCCGATCAATTCGGATGGCCCTAGGTGTAGCTGTGGTTCCAGAGGATGCCTGCAGGCTTACCTACAGGATCTTGATCCGAACTCCCTTGACTTGCGTCTTGCACTCTTCGAGGGACTTGATGAAACATTGCAGGCAGAAGACCCTGTTGCCAGGCGGACCATCGAACGTGCTGCAGGGTATCTTGTTGTTGCAATCAAGGTTCTGATGAGACTCTTCGCTCCCAAGTCATTCCTCTTTGTTGGTTGTTGTGATGTTGTAGCTGAGGCGATTCGGGAACAGGTTGCTCGCCTGCTTGATGAACCAGATGCCTTCAGCACCGAACCCCCACGCATTTTCTCAACAGCGTATGATCCTCTTCTTGCACAGAAGGGTGCCTCCGATCTGGTGCTGCAGGAGTTCTTCAGATAA
- a CDS encoding carbohydrate ABC transporter permease, whose product MKHTPASIFGNTLKWILLISLLALALLPLLWLLISSLRTNLELQTNPFGWPQKFQWVNYTNALSMASLPRLLLNSVVVAVVTVVLNSLVTSMGAFILSREHFKGRDIIYTILTAGVLVPVISFMVPYFSMITRSGLYNTLLALILVYTAVNIPVSIFLVTAFMKSIPKELEEAAIMDGCGFFKRFSMIILPLSRSGIVTAATFCFIYSWNEFVMAMLLTSSIESRTIQLGIKFFSSQFITDYSSMYAAVIITIIPSILGYVFLHDKIIGGLTTGGVKG is encoded by the coding sequence ATGAAACATACCCCTGCATCAATCTTCGGCAACACCCTCAAATGGATTCTCCTGATTAGCTTGCTCGCTTTGGCATTGCTTCCCTTGCTCTGGCTGCTGATCAGCTCACTGAGAACCAATCTTGAACTGCAAACCAATCCCTTTGGATGGCCACAGAAGTTCCAATGGGTCAACTACACCAACGCATTATCCATGGCAAGTCTTCCTCGCTTACTGCTCAATTCAGTGGTTGTAGCAGTCGTTACCGTGGTGCTGAACAGCTTGGTAACCTCCATGGGAGCATTCATCCTCTCTAGGGAACATTTCAAGGGAAGGGACATCATCTATACCATTCTCACCGCCGGAGTCTTGGTACCGGTGATTTCTTTCATGGTTCCCTATTTCTCCATGATCACCCGTAGCGGTCTCTACAACACCCTGCTTGCCTTGATACTTGTCTATACTGCAGTGAATATTCCTGTTTCCATATTTCTGGTGACGGCATTCATGAAATCGATCCCCAAGGAGTTGGAGGAGGCTGCCATCATGGACGGGTGCGGCTTCTTCAAGCGTTTCTCCATGATTATCCTTCCTCTCTCCCGCTCTGGGATTGTAACGGCAGCAACATTCTGTTTCATCTACTCATGGAATGAATTCGTTATGGCGATGCTGCTGACCAGTTCCATAGAGTCGAGGACCATACAGCTCGGGATCAAGTTTTTCTCCAGCCAGTTCATTACCGATTACAGCAGCATGTATGCAGCGGTCATTATCACGATCATTCCCAGCATCCTTGGGTATGTGTTCCTGCATGACAAGATCATTGGTGGATTGACTACAGGTGGAGTGAAGGGGTAG
- a CDS encoding ABC transporter substrate-binding protein, whose amino-acid sequence MKKSRLIAVLLLLCLLSPLTAQGQAESGQQKEIELRWASIWVGNDSKAPAVEALVEEFNTKNAGKIKVVIEPQPDYNAYEQKVRTSLAAGQAPADIFTIKFNPTTATFYQSNLLMDFQGKLDDAWKANFDGGSLEQSTVDGMLKSLPMETAILPIWYNMDAMKSVGVNAVPATEKEMFAAFDKLKAAGIAPTSQMTGDTNAWTSMIWFSHFAVSLGGPNVWDKPFTDPAFVEAAKLIKRMIQEYSTADAVGLGAGGSGGHFLAGRTAVFSNGPWYAGRADLAATPFFGSIKIGGLPAVGEYEDIMISRLQANICAASSKDAAKEQAIVDFLKFLTSPSSIAKIAETSGAMFAIKTDYRPVNNLQKQFYDANASASTTAFDLEAALGAEVTLEFAQQLGALALDRISAEEFCALVDRKIER is encoded by the coding sequence ATGAAAAAATCACGACTCATTGCAGTGTTGCTTCTGCTCTGTTTACTGTCACCGTTGACAGCACAAGGGCAAGCAGAAAGTGGGCAGCAAAAGGAAATCGAACTGAGATGGGCAAGCATCTGGGTGGGAAATGACAGCAAGGCCCCAGCAGTGGAAGCCTTGGTGGAAGAGTTCAACACCAAGAATGCCGGTAAGATCAAGGTGGTTATCGAACCACAGCCTGATTACAATGCCTACGAGCAGAAGGTTCGTACCAGCTTGGCAGCAGGCCAGGCCCCGGCTGACATCTTCACAATCAAGTTCAACCCGACAACGGCAACCTTCTATCAGTCAAACCTTCTGATGGACTTCCAGGGAAAGCTTGATGATGCATGGAAGGCCAACTTTGATGGCGGTTCCTTGGAACAGTCTACTGTTGACGGGATGCTCAAGAGCTTGCCGATGGAGACAGCCATACTCCCGATTTGGTATAACATGGATGCAATGAAGAGCGTTGGTGTTAATGCAGTGCCAGCCACAGAAAAAGAGATGTTTGCTGCATTTGACAAGCTAAAGGCAGCAGGAATTGCTCCTACCAGCCAGATGACGGGTGACACCAATGCTTGGACCAGCATGATTTGGTTCAGCCATTTTGCAGTCTCCCTCGGTGGACCGAATGTTTGGGACAAGCCCTTTACCGATCCTGCATTTGTAGAGGCTGCCAAGCTGATCAAGAGGATGATCCAGGAGTATTCTACTGCTGACGCCGTAGGTCTTGGTGCTGGTGGAAGTGGTGGGCATTTCCTCGCCGGTCGCACTGCTGTATTCTCCAATGGTCCTTGGTATGCAGGGAGAGCCGACCTTGCCGCCACACCATTCTTTGGCTCAATAAAGATTGGTGGGTTACCCGCAGTCGGTGAGTATGAGGACATCATGATCAGCCGTCTACAGGCAAATATCTGTGCAGCATCCAGCAAGGACGCAGCAAAGGAACAGGCCATTGTGGACTTCCTGAAGTTCTTGACCAGTCCCTCATCCATTGCAAAGATTGCTGAAACCAGTGGTGCCATGTTTGCGATCAAGACTGACTATCGACCGGTGAACAACCTGCAGAAGCAGTTCTACGATGCGAATGCATCCGCATCAACCACTGCTTTTGACCTGGAAGCTGCCCTCGGCGCTGAGGTTACCCTCGAGTTTGCCCAGCAGCTTGGAGCGCTCGCCCTCGACAGGATCAGCGCAGAGGAATTCTGTGCCTTGGTTGATCGCAAGATCGAACGCTGA